Below is a genomic region from Telmatobacter sp. DSM 110680.
ACACACTCACCGCCGGATCCCATGCTGTTGCATCTGACTTGCGAAACTCAATCTTGAAGAGCTTGGCTGCAGTCTCAAGAACGCCTGCCTCAACCTGCTTATACGGGAAATACGGGCGGACCGATTGTGAATCGAAATCAAACTTCGCCCGACGGAACTGCTCGTACCAATAACCACGGCTCGTAATATCAATCGTCTTCAATCCCGGCTGCCTGCCGCGCGCGAAATCCAACACCAACTCATGCTCGCGCACCGCACCTTCTCGGCTTGCATCTTCGAGCTTCGCTAGAAATGCCCGCACATTCGCCGCCGACCCCATCATCTGGTCCGCAGTCGCGAGGTCAGCCCAGCTGCGGAACCCGAGTACCGTTGCAATCTCCTGCCGTGTCGACAACAGGTTCAGCAGGATCTGCTTGTTCACTGGGTAAGCGCGCGTGTTGTAAGCCACAAACATCCGCTCGCGCAAATCGCCATTCGACGCAAACGTCATCACCGGTTGCATATCCGGCTGGTCGGTCGTCAGCGTAATCTGCCCACCCGCATCCGGCTGGTGCCGTCCCAGGTAATCCGGTGGCAGGCCCTCCAGTTCCGCCTGCGTGGCAACAATCGTCTTTCCGCCTTCCTGGATATTGCGGCTGAATTCCAACGACGACATGGTCGCCTTCTCGTGCAGCGCCTGGATCCGGTCGCGGGTCTCCTTGTCTTTGTCCACGCCTGCCAGCCGATAGCCTAGGAGCGTGCGCTCCACAAAATGCTGCGTCGCCGCGCTCGCTCCCGTCATGTCCATCGCAACCAGCGCGTCGTAGACTCCGCGGTTCAGGCTCAAAGCGCTGCCAGTCATCGCCACGCGCTGCGCTTCCATCTGCGCCTGATCCCGCACAGCCTTGTCCGCCGCAACCGAATTCAGCACGCCTGCCTGAGCCCCGGCCAGAGCCAGATGCTCAATCGCCGCATCGTAAAGCTTCAGAGTGTTATCGACCGTGCGCGGACCTTCAACCGCCAGTAGTGCCGCGAGCGCAGCCTCATGCGCTGCCAACCTCGCGCTTACCCATGCAGCCAGCGCCTCGGGTGAACTGGCTCCGCCGGCCTCCCAGGCATGAACGTCTTTCGTTACTTGAGCGGCAGCAACGGTCTCAACAGGCATTTTGTGAAAAACCCTCCGAGTTCTAGGTTGCCACATCCCACCGACAACTCGCATTCCACCGCCAACTTGCTGCTTTTGCGAAACGCGCAGAAGTCAGATTAGCAATCGTCGGGGGTAGGGATTGATCGGAAGTTTGGAGTTACCATGCGCCTCTTTCCCTCAAGTTGGTGTTGGTGACGTATATCGCGCATAATCCAACCAAATTCGCCATGGAATTTGACCCGAAAAGTTACGAAAGAGCTTATCTTGCTGTTGCATACGAAACCCCGGCCCACTAATATGCGTCAATCGACAAGATATGCCTCATTCCGAAACTCTAGCGCCGCCTCCCACTTCCGTAGCCCCTCCCCGGCTGCGACTCGGGAAGCTGTGCGTCGCGATCCAGGGAGGTTCCCCGGCGGAATTGATGAATCGGGCAGAGACCGCATCAAAACAATTCAAATTCATAGAGTTGCGGTTAGATTCCCTACCAAAACCCGCCAATGCGGTGTCCTATCTCAAGCAGTTCATGGGCGAACACAAAGATGTCACCGCGATCGCCACCTGCCGCCGCAAGGCCCACGGCGGTGGATTTGATGGCCCCCTCAGTGCAGAACTCGAAATCCTGACGAAGGCCGCCCAGGCCGGCTGCCACATTATTGATCTCGAAGTCGAGTCAGCCGAGGAGTGCAAAGCGGCCCAGCTGAGTAAGCTCCGTACCGCAGGAGCCGCCGTACTCATCAGTTTTCATGACTTTAGCCGAACCAAGGGCTTGGAGCAGGCCGCCGACCGCATCGAGATCTTCAAGCCTGATTTCGTAAAAGTAGTGTCCACGGCACGTAGCCTCGTCGACAATATGGCAGTCCTCCGCCTCATTGAAGACCGCTCGCTTGCCTCCCATGTTGTCGCCATCGCCATGGGAGAAGAAGGCCTAGTCAGCCGGGTGCTCGGCCCCAGAGCCGGAGCCGCCTTCACATTTGCCTCCTATTCCGAAGGCACCGAGACTGCTCCCGGGCAGATAAAGGCCGAGACTTTGCGCGACGTCTATCGACTGGAGCACCTCGACCACGCCACCCGCGTCTTCGGCGTCGCAGGCAATCCGATCGCCCACTCGCTGTCTCCGCTGCTCCACAATGCAGCATTTCGACGCGAGGTCGTGAATGCCGTCCTGCTCCCACTGAAGTCCAAGTCCGTGCAGGACCTGCTGACTCTGGCGTTAGAACTGCCCCTCGCCGGATGCGCCATCACCATGCCGTTGAAGACTGAGGTGCTGCCGCATCTTGCCAACATGGACCCGCTTACGTCGCGCATTGGCGCCTGCAATACGCTACGCATGGGCGCTGACGGAAAGCTGTACGGCTTTAATACCGATGTGGCCGGAGTGATCCGCCCATTGGAGCGGCGTCTGCGTCTTAACGGTGCCCGTGTCGCCGTGCTAGGTGCCGGGGGCGCAGCGCGTGCGGCCGTGTTCGGCTTGGTGGAACAAGGCGCCGAAGTGCTGGTCGTCAACCGTACCCACGAGCATGCAGTGTCCCTGGCTAGACAGGCCAAGGCAAAGTCGCTGAAACACGAGTTGCTGGCAAAGCAGCACTTCGACGTGCTGATCAACGCCACGCCATGCGGCATGGCCGGCTCCAAGCAGGCACTTCCTATCGCGGAGAATGAGCTCAACGCTGGGCTGGTCTTCGACATGGTCTACAACCCGCTGGAGACACCGCTGCTGAAACTCGCAAAGTCGCGCGGCCTGCACGTCATCAGCGGGCTTGAAATGTTTGTGCAGCAGGGAGCGCGCCAATTCGAGATCTGGACAGGCAAGCCCGCACCGGAGTCGGAGATGATGCGCGTTGTGGAACACGAACTGCGCAAACGCACATAGCGGTACCAAACTCCCTAATTCAAAACAAAACCCAGCATCGCTCAGCACCGTCACGCCCAATTAACCGTCCATTACCTCAGCGCTGTAGCAGTTGCCGATGTTTCCTGTCGCCATTTAGGTTGAAACTGGTTCATGAGAACTTCCCCTTCCCCTGAAGTAAGCCGAGGCTTTGATACGAGGCTGGCGCGGCGATTTCGACGCTGTCTTCGAAACGTTCGGGCCTGCGTTGCCCAACGGCTGATCTTTGGTTCTCTTGCGTTCATTTCTGGCTGCGGCTACTTCGTCAATCCCAATGCCGTAATTCCCAGCGGACCTGGAACCCCCTCGCAAAGCGGTTCCGTGACCATTTCACCCACGTACGTAGCGCTTTCAACGGGGCAGAAATTTCAATTCACAGCGACTGCCGCCGGCGGAGGCCCCCTCGAATGGCTGGTGAACGGAGTCGTAGGCGGGGCGCCTGCGACCGGCCAGGTAGACACATCCGGAAACTACACCGCACCCGCTGTGATCACCCAGGGCGAGAACATTTCGGTGACCGCCGCATTGGTTTCGTCACCAGCGCAGAATTATGCCACTGCCGTAGCTGCCATCATTCCCGGATCGCAGGTCTCCTGCCCCGGCGCCACTGGAAGTCCCTTAGTCGCCGCATACTCCATCAATCTTCCGTCCTCCGGTAAGGTATCTGTTGAGTTTGGAAAGACGACCGACTACGGACGCAACACTTGGCAAGTTCCGAGCGCAGCCCAGGGCGGCCAGGTGAAGGTGCTGGTTGCAGGCATGATGGGAAACACGCTTTACCACATGCGCGCAAAGGTCACGCTCGACAACGGTGCGTCCTATTCCGACGTTGATCACACATGTACTACTGGAATTCCGCCGCCGACACCCGCCGTACAGATCAGCTCTGCCAGCGGTGCCACTCCTCAGCCGGGCATCGAGATTTGGAACACCGTCATCCCTTCCAACGTCATCCAGGCCTACGCCACCGATCTGCAGGGCAACATTATCTGGACCTATCTCTACCAAGGCTCGACCGTCGATCTGATCCAAGGCATCCAGCTTTTGCCCAACGGCAACATGCTGATGCTAATCTCATACCTTTCGTCCACCACGGTGAATGGGACATTGGGCCTGGTTAACGACGTTCGGGAAGTCGATCTCGCCGGAAACCTGGTTCGCGAGATCACCATGGACACGTTGAACCAGAAGCTAGCTTCGTCAAGCCTGCGCGATGCAAGCGGAAATGTCTACGCGTTCAAGAGTTTTCACCACAGCGTAATCGCTCTCCCCAATGGCCACTGGGTAATGCTGGCCACCTACAACAAGAGCTACAGCAATCTGACTGGTTACCCGGGAACTACATCGGTGATTGGCGACGCGATTGTGGATGTAGACGCGAACGGCAATCCCGACTGGGTCTGGAACACCTTCGACCATCTCGACGTTAACCGCCATCCGATGAATTTCCCGGACTGGACACACTCGAATGACATGGTCTATTCGATCGACGACCACAATCTGCTGTTGTCAATTCGCCACCAGAACTGGATCATCAAGATCAACTTCGTCGACGGCACCGGCTCCGGCAACGTGATGTGGAAGCTGGGCGAAGGCGGCGACTTCAAGCTAGCGGGCGGCACCGACCCCACCGACTGGTTCTATGCGCAACATGGCCTGAGCTTCTTCTCGCCGAATACTACGGGAGTCTTTCGCCTCGGATTGCTTGACAATGGCAACGATCGAATGTTTCCGAGCGGCCCCGTCTTCTGTGCACCACTCAAGCCGCCACTTGCCTCCTGCTACTCCACCATCCCCGTGCTTGAATTGAACGAAAGTGCCATGACGGCGACGTTGATCACGCACTATCAGCCGCCGCCAAGCTATTTCTCGTTCTTTGGAGGCAACGCCGATCTGCTGCCAAACGGCGACATTCATGCCAACTTCAGCGCTGCGGTAACCGGTGCCATCGTTCAGGAACTGAATCCGCAGGCAACACAGGTGATCTGGCAGGGCACCACCCCCAATGCGTACCAGTTCCATGCCTACCGGTGGCCGAGCCTGTATCCCGGCATTCAGTGGTAGGCGTCGGGTGATTACTTTGTGCGGACTATGTTTACGGCCTGAACATCACCACGATGGCTGAACGATTTACTGAAATTGATATTGCAATTCGATGACACTTTGGCGCCCGTATGAATCTAACAATATCTAACGCACAAGTTCTGCGCGTCGAGGTACGTTTTTGACCACTGCTTATATCAATCGAATTGCGACATCAGCTCCCTCCCACGACGTTCACCACGCCTTTATCGAGTTTGCAGCAGGCATGTTGCCCGAAGGGACGCAGAGATCCCTGTTTCGTCGCATGGTGCGGATGTCCGCGATTGAACATCGTTACTCGTTTCTTGAGCCAATTTCGGCCGAAAACGGGGTATGGCGCGATGCGGAGAACCTCTACGAGACCGGAAATTTTCCCGGTACCGCACGCCGCATGGAGGCCTTTGAGAAGTTCGCCCCGCAGCTTGCCGTTTGCTCACTCAATAAGCTGCGACTGACCCCGGACGAGCGTGACCGTGTTACCCACGTGATTGTGACTTCATGCACCGGTCTGTACGCGCCGGGGCTCGACTACGACATCGTGAATCACCTCGGGTTGAATCCTTCGGTAGAGCGAACCATGATCGGTTTTATGGGTTGCTATGCGGCCATCAACGCTCTCAAGTCGGCCCATCACATCGTGCGGTCCGTACCGGAAGCGGTAGTGCTGGTTCTAAACCTCGAGCTCTGCACGCTGCACCTGCAGGAGACAAAGAATCTCGAACAGATGTTGTCGTTCCTGCTCTTTGCCGACGGGTGCGCAGCGGCCCTGATCAGCGCCGAGCCCAAGGGCCTGGGAATTGACAGTTTTCTTGCGCTCCGCATTCCGGAGACTAGTCACCTGATTACGTGGAAGATCCGCGAAATGGGTTTCGATATGCATCTCTCTGGTCAGGTTCCAACCGAAATATCAAAAGCCATGAAGGAAGTGGGCAACCAGATCACGCCCGGCAGAAACCCTCTCGATATTGACCTATGGGCGGTGCACCCAGGAGGACGAACCGTACTGGATGCGGTCGAAAGAGGTTTGGGCCTCGGCGAAGATTCTCTGCGGCCATCAAGAGATGTGCTTGCTCAGTTCGGCAACATGTCTTCCGCAACCGTGATGTTTGTCCTGCAAACCATCCTGCGAGAGGCTGAATCCGGTCAGCAAGGATGCGCGATGTCGTTCGGGCCCGGCGTGACCGCGGAAACGATGCTCTTCCATGCCGCCTGAGGTGCTCGACTTCAGGAGGCGCGCCGATCTCACGGAGCTGATGGACGAGCCCTGCAGCCGCGAAGAAATGCGAGCCTGCCTGCAAGATCTCAGTAAGCTGAATCGATGGTTTCTCGGCTACCGGCCAATTCTCCGCTGGCTTGATTCTCTCGATTTACAAAAATGTGGCGCAACACTGAATCTCCTCGATGCGGGATGCGGCTATGGCGACACGCTCCGGCGGATCGAAGCGTGGTCACAGCAACGCGGTATCTGCCCGAACCTTACGGGGTGCGATCTGAATCCGGACGCCGTCGCAATCGCAGCCGAAGCAAGCCACCCTGCAAGCAAGATCCAGTGGCTCGGCGCAGATATATTTCGCTATGAAACCAGCGAACCCATCGACATCGTAATCAGCTCGCTCTTTACGCATCACCTTGCCGAAGAAGATATCGTGCGGTTTCTGCAATGGATGGAAGAGAATGCGCGCATCGGGTGGTTTATCAACGATCTTTCTCGCGCGCCGATTCCCTATCACCTGTTGAATGCTTTTTCAAAACTGGTTGGACTGCATCCGTTTGTAAAGCATGATGGCCCTGTCTCGATTCGGCGCGCTTTCGTTGCGGAAGACTGGCGCAGAATATGTGCAGCCGCCGGACTGAGCGAGAACGATGTCGTCATTGAGGGATTCACGCCAGCGCGACTATGTGTTGCACGCACAAAGAGGCGTAACTGAAATGCGCGATTCCATCGAGCATCTGGTGATTGGTGGCGGTCTCGCCGGGTCGATGCTGGCGATGTGTCTTGCCGCCGCTGGGCGCGAGGTAGTTCTGCTTGAAAAGGAACGCGAAGCCCACGACAAAGTGTGCGGAGAATTCTTAAGCCGTGAGGCGGTTCATTATCTGCGGCAGGCCAGAATCGATCCGCTCGACTTTGGAGCCCAGGCGATCCAGCGCGTCTGCCTCCATTCCGGCAATCATTCAGTCAACGCTCGTCTCCCCTTCACCGCCCTCTCGCTTTCGCGCTGCGTACTCGATGAAGTGTTGTTAGCGAAGGCGCAAGCAGCAGGGTGCGAAGTGCGTCGCGGCGCTTTCGTTGACAAGCTTGAAGCGATCAATGCGGGCTGGCGCATCCAAATTCGTGGCGGAGAGACGATGCATGCAAAGACCATCTTCCTTGCCACAGGAAAGCACGACGTCAACGCATGGCAGCGCGACGGAGCCACGCAAGAAGATTTAGTCGGATTCAAAATGCATTGGAAATTGCCTCAAGCACCTTCAGAAACATTGCGCGGAGTAATGGAATTGTTTCTGTTTCGCGGCGGATACGGCGGTTTGTCGCTGGTCGAAGGCGGAAGTGCCAACCTCTGCCTCGTCGTTCTGCGAAAGACCCTTCGCGCACACGGCGGATGGGACGGCCTGTTCGAATCAATGCAAAACGAAGTACCCGCACTCCGTGAACGACTGCAAGGAGCAATACCTCGATCGCAGAAACCGCTGGCCATTTCACCCATTCCCTACGGCCACCTCGGCGGCCCTGCGGACGGCATTTGGCGCCTGGGCGACCAGATTGCCGTGATTCCATCGTTTACCGGCGACGGCATGTCGATTGCATTGCACAGCGCCGTTCTTGCTGCCGAAATGTACCTAGGCGGCAAGAACGTGGACGACTACACGCGCTGCCTCGTACAACAACTCCGCGGGGGAATGCGGGTAGCATCGGCGCTGTCGCGGTCGATGGTGACATCGGGAGCGCGCATCCTCGCTCCGTTTTTGCTATCGATAATTCCCGGCGCCATGGGACGCAT
It encodes:
- a CDS encoding M3 family metallopeptidase, whose protein sequence is MPVETVAAAQVTKDVHAWEAGGASSPEALAAWVSARLAAHEAALAALLAVEGPRTVDNTLKLYDAAIEHLALAGAQAGVLNSVAADKAVRDQAQMEAQRVAMTGSALSLNRGVYDALVAMDMTGASAATQHFVERTLLGYRLAGVDKDKETRDRIQALHEKATMSSLEFSRNIQEGGKTIVATQAELEGLPPDYLGRHQPDAGGQITLTTDQPDMQPVMTFASNGDLRERMFVAYNTRAYPVNKQILLNLLSTRQEIATVLGFRSWADLATADQMMGSAANVRAFLAKLEDASREGAVREHELVLDFARGRQPGLKTIDITSRGYWYEQFRRAKFDFDSQSVRPYFPYKQVEAGVLETAAKLFKIEFRKSDATAWDPAVSVFDVFEEGIQVGRFYLDMHPREGKDKWFSAAPVVTGVRGRYMPEAALICNFPGGDTDDPGLLQYSDVVTYFHEFGHLMHAILGGQTEWAGVSGFSTEGDFIEVPSQMLEEFFRDEKLLQNFAKHYETGEVLPAEIIRKMKTAGAFGRADWVRTQLYYTTLSLDLHDQDPAQIDFDEITKRLYTSLVPWTWLDGNRMYASFGHLTGYSSNYYTYAFDKVIALDFFGQFDTEDPLGCDAGARYRKLVLEQGGSKPGRQMVRDFLGRDEEFSAFSKWLNEEFDSQLISATA
- the aroE gene encoding shikimate dehydrogenase encodes the protein MPHSETLAPPPTSVAPPRLRLGKLCVAIQGGSPAELMNRAETASKQFKFIELRLDSLPKPANAVSYLKQFMGEHKDVTAIATCRRKAHGGGFDGPLSAELEILTKAAQAGCHIIDLEVESAEECKAAQLSKLRTAGAAVLISFHDFSRTKGLEQAADRIEIFKPDFVKVVSTARSLVDNMAVLRLIEDRSLASHVVAIAMGEEGLVSRVLGPRAGAAFTFASYSEGTETAPGQIKAETLRDVYRLEHLDHATRVFGVAGNPIAHSLSPLLHNAAFRREVVNAVLLPLKSKSVQDLLTLALELPLAGCAITMPLKTEVLPHLANMDPLTSRIGACNTLRMGADGKLYGFNTDVAGVIRPLERRLRLNGARVAVLGAGGAARAAVFGLVEQGAEVLVVNRTHEHAVSLARQAKAKSLKHELLAKQHFDVLINATPCGMAGSKQALPIAENELNAGLVFDMVYNPLETPLLKLAKSRGLHVISGLEMFVQQGARQFEIWTGKPAPESEMMRVVEHELRKRT
- a CDS encoding aryl-sulfate sulfotransferase, which gives rise to MRTSPSPEVSRGFDTRLARRFRRCLRNVRACVAQRLIFGSLAFISGCGYFVNPNAVIPSGPGTPSQSGSVTISPTYVALSTGQKFQFTATAAGGGPLEWLVNGVVGGAPATGQVDTSGNYTAPAVITQGENISVTAALVSSPAQNYATAVAAIIPGSQVSCPGATGSPLVAAYSINLPSSGKVSVEFGKTTDYGRNTWQVPSAAQGGQVKVLVAGMMGNTLYHMRAKVTLDNGASYSDVDHTCTTGIPPPTPAVQISSASGATPQPGIEIWNTVIPSNVIQAYATDLQGNIIWTYLYQGSTVDLIQGIQLLPNGNMLMLISYLSSTTVNGTLGLVNDVREVDLAGNLVREITMDTLNQKLASSSLRDASGNVYAFKSFHHSVIALPNGHWVMLATYNKSYSNLTGYPGTTSVIGDAIVDVDANGNPDWVWNTFDHLDVNRHPMNFPDWTHSNDMVYSIDDHNLLLSIRHQNWIIKINFVDGTGSGNVMWKLGEGGDFKLAGGTDPTDWFYAQHGLSFFSPNTTGVFRLGLLDNGNDRMFPSGPVFCAPLKPPLASCYSTIPVLELNESAMTATLITHYQPPPSYFSFFGGNADLLPNGDIHANFSAAVTGAIVQELNPQATQVIWQGTTPNAYQFHAYRWPSLYPGIQW
- a CDS encoding type III polyketide synthase, encoding MTTAYINRIATSAPSHDVHHAFIEFAAGMLPEGTQRSLFRRMVRMSAIEHRYSFLEPISAENGVWRDAENLYETGNFPGTARRMEAFEKFAPQLAVCSLNKLRLTPDERDRVTHVIVTSCTGLYAPGLDYDIVNHLGLNPSVERTMIGFMGCYAAINALKSAHHIVRSVPEAVVLVLNLELCTLHLQETKNLEQMLSFLLFADGCAAALISAEPKGLGIDSFLALRIPETSHLITWKIREMGFDMHLSGQVPTEISKAMKEVGNQITPGRNPLDIDLWAVHPGGRTVLDAVERGLGLGEDSLRPSRDVLAQFGNMSSATVMFVLQTILREAESGQQGCAMSFGPGVTAETMLFHAA
- a CDS encoding methyltransferase domain-containing protein; the protein is MPPEVLDFRRRADLTELMDEPCSREEMRACLQDLSKLNRWFLGYRPILRWLDSLDLQKCGATLNLLDAGCGYGDTLRRIEAWSQQRGICPNLTGCDLNPDAVAIAAEASHPASKIQWLGADIFRYETSEPIDIVISSLFTHHLAEEDIVRFLQWMEENARIGWFINDLSRAPIPYHLLNAFSKLVGLHPFVKHDGPVSIRRAFVAEDWRRICAAAGLSENDVVIEGFTPARLCVARTKRRN
- a CDS encoding FAD-dependent monooxygenase produces the protein MRDSIEHLVIGGGLAGSMLAMCLAAAGREVVLLEKEREAHDKVCGEFLSREAVHYLRQARIDPLDFGAQAIQRVCLHSGNHSVNARLPFTALSLSRCVLDEVLLAKAQAAGCEVRRGAFVDKLEAINAGWRIQIRGGETMHAKTIFLATGKHDVNAWQRDGATQEDLVGFKMHWKLPQAPSETLRGVMELFLFRGGYGGLSLVEGGSANLCLVVLRKTLRAHGGWDGLFESMQNEVPALRERLQGAIPRSQKPLAISPIPYGHLGGPADGIWRLGDQIAVIPSFTGDGMSIALHSAVLAAEMYLGGKNVDDYTRCLVQQLRGGMRVASALSRSMVTSGARILAPFLLSIIPGAMGRIALSTRIPEHALLRSQRNAFTLIDHLPASIS